One genomic segment of Pseudonocardia sp. T1-2H includes these proteins:
- a CDS encoding CaiB/BaiF CoA transferase family protein: protein MTTTPPEGGPLAGVRVVDLTTTFMGPYCTLLLAQMGAEVIKVETPDGDVVRYVGDERGTGMGPVFLNVNQGKRSIALDLKDPAGREVLSRLVAGADVFVHNIRPEAARRLGIGPDDVAAVNPRAIHCALRGFGAEGPYRDRAAYDDVIQAGCGLAAVQGASDEPAYVRTPVADKVVGTLAVGAITSALFARERTGRGRAIEVPMLESMVTFTLLEQQGGYVFDPPRGEAGYARTASPYRKPYRTADGHLSVMVYTDAQWRTFFALVGRPELADDPRYRTITERTRNIDELYQLLEKELLARTSDEWLAVLDGAQIPAAPVRSVPELFTDEHLAAAGLFERIEHPTEGTLRMARFPISFDGDHPRRPGPAPRLGQDAADVLTELGYGPERIRQLTEAGVVVVDQGDAG from the coding sequence GTGACGACGACCCCACCGGAAGGAGGTCCTCTCGCCGGAGTGCGGGTCGTGGACCTCACCACGACCTTCATGGGCCCCTACTGCACCCTGCTCCTGGCGCAGATGGGCGCCGAGGTCATCAAGGTCGAGACTCCGGACGGCGACGTCGTCCGCTACGTCGGCGACGAGCGTGGCACCGGGATGGGCCCGGTGTTCCTCAACGTCAACCAGGGCAAACGCAGTATCGCGCTGGACCTGAAGGACCCGGCCGGCCGGGAGGTGCTGTCGCGCCTGGTGGCCGGCGCCGACGTGTTCGTGCACAACATCCGTCCCGAGGCGGCCCGGCGACTGGGCATCGGCCCCGACGACGTCGCCGCGGTGAACCCGCGCGCGATCCACTGCGCGCTGCGCGGGTTCGGCGCGGAGGGTCCCTATCGCGACCGGGCCGCGTACGACGACGTGATCCAGGCCGGCTGCGGCCTGGCCGCGGTGCAGGGCGCGTCGGACGAGCCGGCCTACGTGCGCACCCCGGTCGCGGACAAGGTCGTCGGGACGTTGGCGGTCGGCGCGATCACCTCGGCGCTCTTCGCCCGGGAACGAACCGGCCGGGGCCGGGCGATCGAGGTGCCCATGCTCGAGTCGATGGTCACCTTCACCCTGCTGGAGCAGCAGGGTGGCTACGTCTTCGACCCGCCGCGCGGCGAGGCCGGCTACGCCCGGACGGCCTCGCCGTACCGCAAGCCGTACCGGACCGCCGACGGCCACCTCAGCGTGATGGTCTACACCGACGCGCAGTGGCGTACGTTCTTCGCCCTCGTCGGCCGCCCCGAGCTCGCCGACGACCCGCGTTACCGCACGATCACCGAGCGGACCCGCAACATCGACGAGCTCTACCAACTCCTGGAGAAGGAGCTTCTGGCCCGCACGAGCGACGAGTGGCTCGCGGTGCTCGACGGGGCCCAGATCCCCGCGGCCCCGGTCCGATCGGTGCCGGAGCTGTTCACCGACGAGCACCTGGCCGCGGCCGGACTGTTCGAGCGGATCGAGCACCCCACCGAGGGGACACTGCGGATGGCCCGGTTCCCGATCTCGTTCGACGGCGACCACCCGCGGCGGCCGGGCCCGGCGCCGCGGCTGGGGCAGGATGCCGCCGACGTGCTCACCGAGCTCGGCTACGGCCCGGAACGGATCCGGCAGCTCACCGAGGCAGGCGTCGTCGTCGTCGACCAGGGCGACGCGGGATGA
- a CDS encoding sigma-54-dependent Fis family transcriptional regulator, with amino-acid sequence MTLTFQSETDPALGGSVPRHPGGARVDRRGHLRPEIGLSWERSACNGVSRDAVHIPRRCDGARPGRLLQAAEVVTERMAERLRGLPLAVLLADADARVVALRAGRDDVRTWLDRLLIGPGSLLAEDVIGTNAVGCAVEEGRPFVVAGAEHYRRNLRRLSAGAVAIRNPVSRVVKGALALVCPAEDHNALMLALVEEAAAGIEARMADDIARRERLLLDRFLQATRRSSGAVVCLNRDLLISNTVAGPLVGPADQPLLWDWATEVLASREEYCGELRLAEDVVVQARCSTVRDEEVEAGIFIEMRTRPAAAARTGPDAASARSGRGGGVHPVAGRSASAERLRRELATLAADRRPVLISGEAGTGKTFLARHLHELDGSGGIVTLLETGMCPDDPVAWFDRLRIGLSTPGTLVLRHIDELPAELASRAVSLVETAEEHVVRVVATAPRLLEKGDAATRLRDCFPARLQLPPLRQRVEDIPDLARVFLRDLAGRAPTPRLEPATLQNLMAQVWPGNVRELRTVLSCALMRSDGRDLAIKHLPPEYRTAPVRHRLTSMQRAEREALLNALDDSGGNKQVAAEMLGIARSTLYRKIRSLGIDGRCLSG; translated from the coding sequence GTGACCCTGACGTTCCAGTCCGAAACCGACCCTGCCCTCGGCGGGAGCGTGCCGCGCCACCCCGGCGGGGCCCGGGTCGACCGCAGGGGGCACCTGCGACCCGAGATCGGCCTGTCCTGGGAGCGGTCCGCCTGCAACGGGGTCAGCCGTGATGCCGTGCACATCCCACGCCGCTGCGACGGCGCCCGCCCCGGCCGGCTCCTGCAGGCGGCGGAAGTGGTCACGGAGCGGATGGCCGAGCGGCTGCGTGGGCTGCCCCTGGCGGTCCTGCTGGCCGACGCCGATGCACGGGTCGTGGCGCTCCGGGCGGGTCGGGACGACGTGCGGACCTGGCTCGACCGGCTCCTCATCGGTCCCGGCTCGCTGCTCGCGGAGGACGTCATCGGGACGAACGCCGTCGGCTGTGCGGTCGAGGAGGGGCGGCCCTTCGTGGTGGCCGGCGCGGAGCACTACCGGAGGAACCTGCGCCGGCTCAGCGCGGGCGCGGTGGCGATCCGGAACCCGGTCAGCCGGGTCGTCAAGGGAGCGCTCGCGCTCGTCTGCCCCGCCGAGGACCACAACGCGCTGATGCTGGCGCTGGTGGAGGAAGCCGCGGCGGGGATCGAGGCCCGGATGGCGGACGACATCGCCCGGCGGGAACGCCTGCTGCTGGACCGGTTCCTGCAGGCCACCCGCCGGTCCTCCGGAGCGGTGGTGTGCCTCAACCGGGACCTGCTCATCAGCAACACCGTCGCCGGCCCGCTCGTGGGTCCCGCCGACCAGCCGCTGCTCTGGGACTGGGCCACGGAGGTCCTCGCCTCCCGCGAGGAGTACTGCGGCGAGCTGCGTCTGGCCGAGGACGTCGTCGTGCAGGCCCGTTGCAGCACGGTGCGCGACGAGGAGGTCGAGGCCGGCATCTTCATCGAGATGCGGACGCGTCCGGCCGCGGCGGCGCGCACGGGTCCGGATGCCGCGTCCGCCCGTTCCGGCCGAGGCGGTGGCGTCCACCCGGTGGCCGGGCGCAGCGCGTCGGCGGAGCGGCTCCGTCGCGAGCTCGCGACCCTGGCCGCTGACCGCCGGCCTGTTCTGATCTCGGGCGAGGCCGGCACCGGGAAGACCTTCCTCGCCCGGCACCTGCACGAGCTCGACGGCTCCGGCGGCATCGTCACGCTCCTGGAGACCGGGATGTGCCCGGACGACCCGGTGGCCTGGTTCGACCGGCTGCGGATCGGTCTGAGCACTCCCGGGACGCTGGTGCTGCGGCACATCGACGAGCTGCCCGCCGAGCTGGCCTCGCGCGCGGTGAGCCTCGTCGAGACGGCCGAGGAGCACGTGGTGCGGGTGGTCGCCACCGCCCCCCGCCTGCTGGAGAAGGGCGACGCGGCCACCCGGCTGCGCGACTGCTTCCCGGCGCGGTTGCAGCTCCCTCCGCTGCGGCAGCGCGTCGAGGACATCCCCGACCTCGCCAGGGTGTTCCTCCGCGACCTCGCAGGCCGGGCGCCGACGCCGCGCCTCGAGCCGGCGACGTTGCAGAACCTGATGGCCCAGGTCTGGCCGGGTAACGTGCGCGAGCTGCGCACGGTGCTGAGCTGCGCGCTGATGCGCTCGGACGGGCGGGACCTCGCGATCAAACACCTGCCGCCGGAGTACCGCACGGCGCCGGTCAGGCACCGCCTGACGTCGATGCAGCGGGCCGAGCGGGAGGCGCTGCTGAACGCGCTGGACGACAGCGGGGGCAACAAGCAGGTCGCGGCCGAGATGCTCGGCATCGCGCGGTCCACGCTCTACCGCAAGATCAGGTCCCTGGGTATCGACGGTCGCTGCCTGAGCGGGTGA
- a CDS encoding FadR/GntR family transcriptional regulator — MQGNGRRGPKISEVIARELANHIVEAGLVAGSVLPTEREMIESFDVGRSTIREALRLLETRNVITLRPGPGGGPVVRRPRPEDLSEALTLILQFEAASLDDVMEARHALEPTIARLATSRITEAELDLMDQTVRLTLRDPNPEVFQEQNRIFHSTLARAARSVVLQVFLESLGCVADGIAGGVTYSARRYVAAARAHERIIEALRARDGDRAEQMMSEHLDEAVGYWHKKHKDLVARPVVWRR; from the coding sequence ATGCAGGGCAACGGTCGGCGGGGACCGAAGATCTCGGAGGTCATCGCGCGCGAGCTGGCGAACCACATCGTGGAGGCCGGGCTCGTGGCCGGGAGCGTCCTGCCCACGGAGCGGGAGATGATCGAGAGCTTCGACGTCGGCCGCTCCACCATCCGGGAGGCGCTGCGGCTGCTGGAGACCCGCAACGTCATCACCCTGCGCCCCGGACCGGGTGGCGGCCCGGTCGTGCGGCGGCCCCGGCCGGAGGACCTCAGCGAGGCCCTCACGCTGATCCTGCAGTTCGAGGCCGCGTCCCTCGACGACGTGATGGAGGCCCGCCACGCCCTCGAGCCCACGATCGCCCGGTTGGCCACCAGCCGGATCACCGAGGCAGAGCTGGATCTCATGGACCAGACCGTCCGGCTGACCCTCCGGGACCCGAACCCGGAGGTCTTCCAGGAGCAGAACCGGATCTTCCACTCGACACTCGCCCGGGCCGCGCGCAGCGTCGTGCTGCAGGTGTTCCTCGAGAGCCTCGGCTGCGTCGCGGACGGCATCGCCGGCGGCGTCACGTACTCGGCGCGGCGCTACGTCGCCGCTGCCCGCGCACACGAGCGCATCATCGAGGCCCTCCGCGCCCGGGACGGCGACCGGGCCGAGCAGATGATGAGCGAGCACCTCGACGAGGCCGTCGGGTACTGGCACAAGAAGCACAAGGACCTGGTGGCCCGTCCGGTGGTGTGGCGGCGCTGA
- a CDS encoding tyrosine-type recombinase/integrase, whose protein sequence is MPDSGPLAVLEALPRVPAVVAREIDPADGWPGVDDPEGLRAQIADWLSQYANAGTRRTYAYALGLPVAWTDALTGADPALTGTPPSRRPPPARPGPLHHLAWFRWCAGRGLDPRAATGSEVKAWLHALDATGAEKRTRQRMLSTLSAFYGHLTETGVVPANPAALNRARLGLSRSVRDASPTIRLTAEQLGALLGAAARLPNRTRHRELYARRAVAVVGLLTLGLRVSELVGLDRDDLVVTGGEPVLRVLGKGGVRREVYLTELAAVALRAYLEERDRTAGTSTPAVRGRTAAARTPLIATRDGGRCSRFDVNALLRRVALTAGPALADVAEKVHPHALRHAYVTIALEQDARIQHVQADVGHASIATTQYYDRGRRTRGTTAADLVAAAITGTQPD, encoded by the coding sequence GTGCCCGATTCCGGACCGCTCGCCGTGCTGGAGGCCCTCCCCCGCGTCCCGGCCGTCGTCGCGCGCGAGATCGACCCGGCGGACGGCTGGCCCGGCGTCGACGACCCGGAAGGGCTCCGCGCCCAGATCGCGGACTGGCTCAGCCAGTACGCCAACGCCGGCACCCGCCGCACGTACGCCTACGCGCTCGGCCTGCCCGTGGCCTGGACCGACGCCCTGACCGGCGCCGATCCCGCGCTGACCGGCACGCCGCCGTCGCGCAGGCCGCCGCCGGCCCGGCCGGGCCCGCTGCACCATCTCGCCTGGTTCCGCTGGTGCGCCGGGCGCGGGCTCGATCCCCGGGCCGCCACCGGCAGCGAGGTGAAGGCGTGGCTGCACGCGCTCGACGCGACCGGCGCCGAGAAGCGGACCCGGCAGCGGATGCTCTCGACCCTGTCGGCGTTCTACGGCCACCTCACCGAGACCGGGGTCGTCCCGGCCAATCCGGCGGCCCTGAACCGCGCGCGCCTCGGCCTGTCCCGCAGCGTCCGGGACGCCTCCCCCACGATCCGGCTCACCGCCGAGCAGCTCGGCGCTCTACTGGGGGCCGCGGCCCGGCTCCCGAACCGGACGCGGCACCGTGAGCTCTACGCCCGGCGCGCGGTGGCGGTCGTCGGGCTGCTGACGCTCGGCCTGCGCGTGTCGGAGCTCGTCGGCCTGGACCGGGACGACCTGGTGGTCACCGGCGGCGAGCCGGTGCTGCGGGTCCTGGGCAAGGGCGGGGTCCGGCGGGAGGTCTACCTCACCGAGCTCGCGGCCGTCGCGCTGCGCGCCTACCTGGAGGAACGTGACCGCACCGCCGGCACGTCGACGCCCGCCGTCCGGGGCCGGACCGCCGCGGCGCGCACGCCGTTGATCGCGACGCGGGACGGCGGTCGCTGTTCCCGGTTCGACGTCAACGCCCTGCTCCGCCGGGTCGCGCTGACCGCCGGGCCGGCGCTCGCGGACGTCGCGGAGAAGGTCCATCCGCATGCGCTGCGGCACGCCTACGTGACGATCGCGCTCGAGCAGGACGCCCGGATCCAGCACGTCCAGGCGGACGTCGGGCACGCGAGCATCGCCACGACGCAGTACTACGACCGCGGCCGGCGCACCCGGGGCACCACCGCCGCGGACCTCGTCGCGGCCGCGATCACCGGTACGCAACCGGATTGA
- a CDS encoding acyl-CoA dehydrogenase family protein gives MTTAESTIVALRAEVRRFLAEELAAGSFRPSCDSWVRGHSPDFSRKLGDRGWLGMTWPRAYGGGARSARERFTVLEELLAAGAPVAAHWIADRQTGPLLLRVGTERQKRTLLPGLARGRLFVAAGMSEPDSGSDLASVRTRAVRTATGWRVSGRKVWTSHAHKSHYLLALVRTAPSGGDRHAGLSQMLIELDSPGVHVRPIEVMTGEAHFTEVTLDDVDVPADMVVGAVGDGWRGVMSELAHERSGPERYLSTFPLFAELVSGPSAPGATALADIGSAAARLWALRALSLRVQDLLERRSPTDTAAALVKDLGTRLEGEIVDIARRACRPGPAGGGPLPTLLREAQLAAPSFTLRGGTNEILRGVVARGLGA, from the coding sequence ATGACGACAGCGGAGTCGACGATCGTCGCCCTTCGCGCGGAGGTGCGCCGGTTCCTGGCCGAGGAGCTGGCCGCCGGCTCGTTCCGCCCGTCCTGCGACAGCTGGGTCCGGGGCCACTCGCCGGACTTCAGCCGCAAGCTGGGCGACCGGGGCTGGCTCGGCATGACGTGGCCGAGGGCCTACGGAGGCGGCGCCCGTTCCGCACGCGAACGGTTCACCGTCCTCGAGGAGCTGCTCGCCGCGGGCGCCCCGGTCGCCGCGCACTGGATCGCGGACCGGCAGACCGGCCCACTGCTGCTGCGCGTGGGCACCGAGCGGCAGAAGCGGACGCTCCTGCCGGGTCTGGCACGGGGGCGGCTGTTCGTCGCCGCCGGGATGAGCGAGCCCGACAGCGGCTCCGACCTCGCGTCGGTCCGCACCCGCGCCGTGCGGACCGCGACCGGCTGGCGGGTGAGCGGGCGCAAGGTGTGGACCAGCCATGCGCACAAGAGCCACTACCTGCTCGCGCTCGTCCGGACCGCGCCGTCGGGCGGCGACCGGCACGCCGGGCTCAGCCAGATGTTGATCGAACTCGACTCGCCGGGGGTGCATGTGCGGCCCATCGAGGTGATGACCGGCGAGGCACATTTCACCGAGGTCACCCTCGACGACGTCGACGTGCCGGCGGACATGGTCGTCGGCGCGGTCGGGGACGGGTGGCGCGGGGTGATGTCCGAGCTGGCGCACGAGCGCAGCGGTCCGGAGCGGTATCTCAGCACCTTCCCCTTGTTCGCCGAGCTGGTGTCGGGGCCGAGCGCGCCCGGCGCCACCGCGCTCGCCGACATCGGCTCGGCCGCCGCGCGGCTCTGGGCGCTCCGCGCCCTCTCGTTGCGGGTGCAGGACCTCCTCGAGCGCCGAAGCCCGACGGACACCGCGGCTGCGCTCGTGAAGGACCTCGGTACCCGGCTGGAGGGCGAGATCGTCGACATCGCCCGGCGTGCCTGTCGGCCCGGCCCCGCCGGCGGCGGGCCGCTGCCCACGCTGCTGCGCGAGGCGCAGCTCGCCGCGCCGTCGTTCACGCTGCGTGGCGGCACCAACGAGATCCTGCGCGGCGTGGTGGCGCGGGGGCTGGGGGCCTGA
- a CDS encoding CaiB/BaiF CoA transferase family protein has translation MSGPPAAPGPLSGVRVLDLSSYLPGPFCTQILADLGAVVIKVESPAGDAARQLPGALHEAANRNKRSVVLDLKTDNGQMLGRRLAAGADVLVEGFRPGVVDRLGMSYALVHAVNPSVVYCSVSGFGQTGPLRDVPGHDVTYLAASGVLSFPGSWGDRQVRRPGIPVSDLAASTYAAIAILAALYRRRDTGGGAHLDLAITDAALSFASVRAAEGLDDGTGDHPHLHPANDLFEAADGATIAVGAVEEHFWERLVPLLAEEVPTLADPRFGSAAARRADGDELVALLRRAIRARPAAEWLAAFAAADVPAHRVLSVPEAGRSPQVRARGIVAQHRDGRHVVFPVLQDGTAMGRVHSPAPALGAHTEQVLADLVDGKEPW, from the coding sequence ATGAGCGGCCCGCCGGCGGCCCCGGGCCCCCTGTCCGGGGTGCGGGTGCTCGACCTCAGCAGTTACCTGCCCGGCCCCTTCTGCACGCAGATCCTCGCCGACCTGGGCGCCGTCGTGATCAAGGTCGAGAGTCCGGCCGGTGACGCGGCACGGCAGCTGCCCGGTGCCCTGCACGAGGCGGCGAACCGCAACAAGCGCAGCGTCGTCCTCGACCTGAAGACCGACAACGGGCAGATGCTCGGCCGCCGGCTGGCCGCGGGCGCGGACGTGCTCGTCGAGGGCTTCCGGCCCGGCGTCGTCGACCGGCTGGGCATGTCCTACGCCCTGGTGCACGCGGTCAACCCGTCCGTCGTCTACTGCTCGGTCTCCGGCTTCGGGCAGACCGGGCCCCTGCGGGACGTGCCGGGCCACGACGTCACCTACCTCGCCGCGAGCGGTGTGCTGTCCTTCCCCGGCAGCTGGGGAGACCGGCAGGTCCGGCGTCCGGGGATCCCGGTGAGCGACCTGGCCGCGTCCACCTACGCGGCCATCGCGATCCTCGCCGCGCTCTACCGGCGGCGGGACACCGGCGGGGGCGCCCACCTGGACCTGGCGATCACCGACGCGGCCCTGTCCTTCGCGAGCGTCCGGGCCGCCGAGGGTCTCGACGACGGTACGGGCGACCACCCGCACCTGCACCCGGCCAACGACCTCTTCGAGGCTGCGGACGGCGCCACGATCGCGGTCGGCGCCGTGGAGGAGCACTTCTGGGAACGCCTCGTGCCCCTGCTCGCCGAGGAGGTCCCCACGCTCGCCGACCCGCGGTTCGGCTCCGCGGCCGCCCGGCGGGCGGACGGCGACGAGCTCGTCGCGCTGCTCCGCCGGGCGATCCGCGCCCGCCCGGCTGCCGAGTGGCTGGCCGCGTTCGCCGCGGCGGACGTCCCGGCACACCGGGTGCTGTCCGTGCCCGAGGCGGGCCGGTCCCCCCAGGTGCGCGCCAGGGGCATCGTCGCGCAGCACCGCGACGGGCGGCACGTCGTGTTCCCGGTGCTGCAGGACGGGACGGCGATGGGCCGCGTGCACAGTCCGGCCCCCGCGCTGGGGGCGCACACCGAGCAGGTGCTGGCCGATCTGGTGGACGGGAAGGAGCCGTGGTGA
- a CDS encoding response regulator receiver protein, giving the protein MIEDVVRCGYSKCRAELPAPGPQGGRRRSFCRDTRWDGRTCAQMARSEREALGALGLDAGSSTFRLDAERLREHLDVVRAPVEALTEALASVITRLDEVEAAAVQAVETAHAQVAEAERARVAAEEAREQAEQRARQSVAAAERAAKERTEAVERASAAARQALEATEALGAARQQAEEAVTGQRAAEARTAQEAERAATAERETRGAVVAAERALVERDAARAGEQEHRTEAAALREALGAARDRARDAEAERDRSAVAREKADDALAEARRDAEASRSEREDLAGRLSAETARAAREERDRTRAEAEIERLRAELARAAEPRPLHPEDLRTLVAALARVPAAEDSGGPTG; this is encoded by the coding sequence ATGATCGAGGACGTCGTACGCTGCGGATACAGCAAGTGCCGGGCGGAGCTGCCCGCTCCCGGGCCGCAGGGCGGACGCCGGCGGAGCTTCTGCCGGGACACCCGCTGGGACGGCCGCACCTGTGCCCAGATGGCCCGGTCCGAGCGCGAGGCCCTCGGCGCCCTCGGCCTCGACGCGGGGAGCAGCACCTTCCGGCTGGACGCGGAGCGGCTGCGCGAACACCTGGACGTCGTGCGGGCACCGGTCGAGGCGCTGACCGAGGCGCTGGCGTCGGTGATCACCCGGCTCGACGAGGTGGAGGCCGCGGCCGTGCAGGCCGTCGAGACGGCACACGCCCAGGTGGCCGAGGCCGAACGGGCGCGCGTCGCGGCGGAGGAAGCCCGCGAGCAGGCCGAACAGCGCGCGCGGCAGAGCGTCGCGGCGGCGGAGCGGGCCGCGAAGGAACGGACCGAGGCGGTCGAGCGGGCCTCGGCCGCCGCGCGTCAGGCACTGGAGGCCACGGAGGCGTTGGGGGCGGCGCGGCAGCAGGCCGAGGAGGCGGTCACCGGGCAGCGGGCCGCGGAGGCCCGGACCGCTCAGGAGGCGGAGCGGGCCGCCACCGCGGAGCGGGAGACGCGCGGGGCGGTGGTCGCGGCCGAGCGGGCGCTCGTGGAGCGGGATGCGGCGCGGGCGGGGGAGCAGGAGCACCGGACGGAGGCCGCCGCGCTCCGGGAGGCTCTCGGCGCCGCGCGGGACCGGGCCCGGGACGCCGAGGCCGAACGGGACCGCTCGGCCGTCGCGCGGGAGAAGGCGGACGACGCGCTGGCCGAAGCGCGACGGGATGCGGAGGCCTCGCGGTCGGAGCGGGAGGATCTGGCGGGCCGGTTGTCGGCCGAGACGGCTCGGGCGGCGCGTGAGGAGCGGGACCGCACACGGGCGGAGGCCGAGATCGAGCGGCTCCGCGCCGAGCTCGCCCGGGCCGCCGAACCGCGGCCGCTGCACCCGGAGGATCTCCGGACCCTCGTCGCCGCGCTGGCCCGGGTACCGGCTGCGGAGGACAGCGGCGGCCCGACCGGGTGA
- a CDS encoding acyl-CoA dehydrogenase family protein, giving the protein MLRSTVSAMLEAWAGSARDEAAQGWSAGLWRLLEESGLTLVSVPESAGGSGGDLRDLATVVQACGYRAAPVPLVETALLAGWGLASAGIAVPPGPLTVAPPAAVSPALVPDGPGQRLVGRVCGVPWARAARRILVLAAAPGQPGRTVHMVIDPHDCEIEPGTNLAGEPRDTLVLPPRGVYCRPLPAGDGPDPSRMTLRGALGRALLMVGSLHRVLDLTVRYAGEREQFGRPISRFQAVQQQIAALAGAVEQARAITDLAVETLQQDDRAVEVVMAAKICAGHAASVAIAVGHQVHGAIGFTTEHELHLHTRRLMSWRDEDGSESEWAAELGARIAGAGPDGLWDLLTGGTSPVAAR; this is encoded by the coding sequence ATGCTCCGCTCCACGGTGTCCGCGATGCTGGAGGCGTGGGCGGGATCCGCTCGCGACGAGGCCGCCCAGGGCTGGAGCGCGGGCCTGTGGCGGCTGCTCGAGGAGTCCGGGCTCACCCTGGTGTCGGTCCCCGAGTCCGCGGGCGGCTCCGGTGGCGATCTGCGTGACCTCGCCACCGTGGTCCAGGCCTGCGGCTACCGTGCGGCGCCGGTGCCGCTGGTCGAGACCGCCCTGCTGGCCGGCTGGGGGCTGGCGTCGGCCGGGATCGCGGTCCCGCCCGGACCGCTCACCGTCGCACCGCCCGCCGCCGTGTCCCCGGCGCTCGTGCCGGACGGGCCCGGCCAGCGCCTGGTCGGCCGGGTGTGCGGCGTTCCGTGGGCCCGGGCGGCCCGGCGGATCCTGGTTCTCGCCGCGGCGCCCGGACAGCCGGGCCGGACGGTCCACATGGTGATCGATCCGCACGACTGCGAGATCGAGCCGGGCACGAACCTCGCCGGCGAGCCCCGCGACACCCTGGTGCTGCCGCCCCGCGGTGTCTACTGCCGGCCGCTGCCCGCCGGCGACGGCCCGGACCCGTCGAGGATGACCCTGCGGGGAGCCCTCGGCCGGGCGCTGCTCATGGTCGGGTCCCTGCACCGGGTGCTCGACCTGACCGTCCGGTACGCGGGCGAACGCGAGCAGTTCGGCCGGCCGATCAGCCGGTTCCAGGCCGTGCAGCAGCAGATCGCCGCGCTCGCCGGCGCCGTCGAGCAGGCCCGGGCCATCACCGATCTCGCCGTGGAGACGCTCCAGCAGGACGACCGCGCCGTCGAGGTGGTGATGGCGGCGAAGATCTGCGCCGGACACGCGGCCTCGGTCGCGATCGCGGTCGGCCACCAGGTGCACGGGGCGATCGGCTTCACCACCGAGCACGAGTTGCACCTGCACACCCGCCGGCTGATGTCCTGGCGCGACGAGGACGGCTCCGAGTCCGAATGGGCGGCCGAGCTGGGTGCCCGGATCGCGGGGGCCGGCCCCGACGGGCTGTGGGACCTGCTGACCGGCGGGACCTCCCCGGTCGCCGCCCGATGA
- a CDS encoding LLM class flavin-dependent oxidoreductase, whose translation MKFVYFMLPALPATEREREALRPIGHRTEKWQQMLTEIRELAKMADDYGFEAICFPEHHLHTEGMEMGGPSSLYLDVAHHTKNIKVGPVGYVMPSHNPVKLAIDTAWLDQMTQGRTVVGMARGYQERWFNALTQLLPVQTATSDASERDKLNRELFEECYQILKLAWKEEAFSYDGKFYQFPYPHPASPWPAGDYTRRFGADGEMGDDGLLHKISVVPKPYQKPHPKMFQAFSMSENTIRWTAREGITPIILTSIPEDYHKMVEAYQDEAKQHLGLDLALGENTGVLRSVHFGRNKDEAMRQASRGVSGVGWKHFWGHHGFYEVFRRAGETGDVPRTIERMEESHYLYAGDPGAVAEKMHELADNGNPEYFVWWSDQGMLPFNEVRRNLQLFGEKIMPQFPG comes from the coding sequence ATGAAATTCGTCTACTTCATGCTCCCGGCCCTTCCGGCCACCGAACGCGAGCGGGAGGCGCTGCGCCCCATCGGTCACCGGACCGAGAAGTGGCAGCAGATGCTGACCGAGATCCGTGAACTGGCCAAGATGGCGGACGACTACGGCTTCGAGGCCATCTGCTTCCCGGAGCACCACCTGCACACCGAGGGCATGGAGATGGGCGGCCCGTCGTCGCTGTACCTGGACGTCGCCCACCACACCAAGAACATCAAGGTCGGCCCGGTCGGCTACGTCATGCCCAGCCACAACCCGGTCAAGCTGGCCATCGACACCGCATGGCTCGACCAGATGACCCAGGGACGGACGGTCGTCGGCATGGCCCGCGGGTACCAGGAGCGCTGGTTCAACGCCCTGACCCAGCTGCTCCCCGTCCAGACGGCGACCAGCGACGCGAGCGAGCGCGACAAGCTGAACCGCGAGCTCTTCGAGGAGTGCTACCAGATCCTCAAACTGGCCTGGAAGGAAGAGGCGTTCAGCTACGACGGGAAGTTCTACCAGTTCCCGTATCCGCACCCCGCCTCGCCCTGGCCGGCAGGTGACTACACGCGCCGGTTCGGCGCCGACGGCGAAATGGGTGACGACGGCCTGCTGCACAAGATCTCCGTCGTTCCCAAGCCCTACCAGAAGCCGCATCCGAAGATGTTCCAGGCCTTCTCGATGAGCGAGAACACGATCCGCTGGACGGCCCGGGAGGGGATCACCCCCATCATCCTCACCTCGATTCCCGAGGATTACCACAAGATGGTCGAGGCCTACCAGGACGAGGCCAAGCAGCACCTCGGCCTCGATCTGGCGCTCGGTGAGAACACCGGGGTGCTGCGGTCGGTCCACTTCGGCCGCAACAAGGACGAGGCGATGCGCCAGGCGTCGCGAGGGGTGTCCGGCGTGGGCTGGAAGCACTTCTGGGGCCACCACGGCTTCTACGAGGTCTTCCGCCGGGCCGGCGAGACCGGCGACGTGCCCCGCACGATCGAGCGGATGGAGGAGTCGCACTACCTCTACGCCGGCGACCCGGGCGCGGTGGCCGAGAAGATGCACGAGCTGGCGGACAACGGCAACCCCGAGTACTTCGTCTGGTGGTCCGACCAGGGAATGCTGCCGTTCAACGAGGTCAGGCGGAACCTCCAGCTGTTCGGCGAGAAGATCATGCCCCAGTTCCCGGGCTGA